In a single window of the Clarias gariepinus isolate MV-2021 ecotype Netherlands chromosome 16, CGAR_prim_01v2, whole genome shotgun sequence genome:
- the tlcd3ba gene encoding TLC domain containing 3Ba encodes MLSILAAGSIFFPGLFLLSKRCLKRAPGLKWSEADAVIVSARLVSSIQAVLASSAGFVIASSCEDIIEDQHWLTSTYILFAVPYFIYDIYAMFLCYWYKMQVKGHEEAAPKTSTAIRSYLWREFLMVLHHVVMVTVCFPVSVFWRQGKGDFFQGVMFLAELSTPSVCLGKILIQYKQQHTLLHKVNGALMLITFFVCRVLLFPYLYYAYGRYANIPVYMVPLSIPWKYNMGAALLMAPQVYWFCLICRGAFRLFTRASRHHRPSVSRDSEPKTPIMPPANGYSPCDTEREPNTH; translated from the exons ATGCTCAGCATCCTAGCAGCCGGCTCAATATTCTTCCCAGGCCTTTTCCTACTGTCTAAACGATGTCTGAAACGAGCGCCAGGGCTGAAGTGGAGCGAGGCCGACGCCGTCATCGTCTCCGCGAG GCTAGTTTCTTCCATTCAGGCTGTCCTGGCTTCTTCAGCTGGGTTTGTCATTGCATCATCTTGTGAAGACATCATTGAGGACCA GCACTGGCTCACTAGCACCTACATCCTGTTTGCGGTCCCTTATTTTATCTATGACATCTACGCCATGTTCCTGTGCTACTGGTACAAGATGCAAGTCAAAGGTCACGAGGAGGCTGCGCCAAAAACGAGCACAGCCATTCGCAGCTACCTGTGGCGAGAGTTTCTCATGGTGCTTCATCATGTTGTCATGGTTACTGTCTGCTTCCCTGTGTCTGTG ttcTGGCGACAAGGAAAGGGGGATTTTTTCCAAGGTGTCATGTTCCTAGCTGAACTCAGCACTCCATCTGTTTGTCTGGGGAAAATACTCATCCAG TACAAGCAGCAGCACACTCTTCTTCATAAAGTTAATGGAGCACTCATGCTGATCACTTTCTTCGTCTGTCGAGTTCTTCTCTTCCCCTACCTCTACTACGCCTATGGCAG gTACGCGAATATCCCCGTCTACATGGTGCCGCTGTCCATTCCGTGGAAGTATAACATGGGTGCTGCTCTGCTCATGGCTCCGCAGGTCTACTGGTTCTGTCTGATCTGCAGGGGAGCGTTTCGCCTCTTCACCCGGGCCTCTCGCCATCATCGTCCCTCAGTCAGTAGGGACTCCGAGCCTAAAACCCCCATCATGCCCCCAGCCAACGGTTACAGTCCCTGTGACACAGAAAGAGAGcctaacacacactga